GGAGATAATAATAACTGTCTTATCTACTGACATATTGAGGATTTGGTTAAAGATTTCCAGTTCACTGTTAGGATCAAGAGCAGATGTCGGCTCATCTAGCACGAGAAGGTCAAAGTCTCTCATAAACGCACGGCATAAAGCTAATCGTTGCCATTGACCTCCCGATAAATTAGTGGCATCGTCGTATAAAAAACCCAACTTCGTATCGATCCCCTGAGGAAGTTCCGTTAATTTTTCTAATCCAACCCGATTAAGCATGATTCTCATTTTTTCATCGTTGTGCAAATCATGCATATTGGATAAAGCCAGATTTTCACGAATGCTCATTGAATAATTGATGAAATCCTGAAATACCACACTCGTTTTATTCCATAAGTCCCTCGTTTGCATGTTCCCAAGGTCATTCCCATCGAAAAAAATGGTGTCGTGTGGTGCTTTGTACAGCCCAAGCAAATTTTTGATCAAAGTCGATTTACCGGCTGCATTATCACCTAAAATAGCAATCTTCTGCCCCTTTTGGATTGTCATGTGGATGTTCTCAATCGCTGGCTCTGTTCGATTCGGATAGGTAAATGTTAGATTGTCTACTCGTATTTCTTTTAGGAAGGAAGCTTGGACATATTCCTCCTCACACTTCTCTTGTTTATTCTTATTATCAACCAATGTCGATCTAATTGACTCGATATATTTATTATTCTCATAGATAGATCCTACGCGTTGAATAAAACTGACCATGCTATTCTCAGCGATGCTAAAAGCCATAGTAATGGCAACAAAATCACTGATTGTAAATGTTTTTTGGCTGATCAAATACGCGATAGTCACAATAATCAGTGTCTTGTTTAGTTGAGAAAGTAGCAGACTCCATGTTGTATGTACATTGGTTTTTTTTTGCATATTCAGTTGTTTAGCGATCGCTTTTTCCTTCTTTTGAACCCATTGAACTTTGAGGTAATCATAGATTTGCATTAAGGTGATTTCTTTGTGATAACGAAAGTCGGTTAAGAGTTGAAAAAAGTAATTGTGTTCACGATATGTGTGATTGATCTCATTCGTTACATGAACTCTTTCGTTGGTAATCTTCAATTCGATGTAGCCTCGCAACATGGAGAAGATAATAACAAAAAAACCAAGCGCAACAAACGAAGCAAACAAAAAGCTAAGACTTAAAATTACGTTTAGAAATACTTGGAATAAGTTTATCGTGTTGTAGAAAGTTTCTAGATACTTTGAAAGTGCATAATGATGCTGGTGATACTGACCATAAAATTGCGGGTCCTCTTTTTTGACCAAGTCTTCATGATAGAGATGATCAAGTAGATCCACCTGGTTATGTATTTCAAATTCCGCTTGAAATTTGTTTTCTACATGCTGCTGATATGCCTTGAGTACAGTTGAAAGGACCTCCAATCCAGTCATCAATCCGACTAACATGAGTACAATCTTTAACTCAACCGCGGATGTTGTCAGTGCACGTACTAGCTGATCCGTTAGAAATACGTTTAAGTTAGTCTGTACCGCTAATAACAGAGCAATGATCAAATTTAGAATGATGACAAACTTGTTTATTTTCCAGACTTTGTACATGACATATCTGATGATACTGATATTCTTACGCAAGACAATCATACTGACTTCGTCCTTTGATAAAACACGTTAATAAAAGGGCGTGCTTGTCTCTCCATCGATTCAAATTCGCTACATAACCCGCCTGCAACGATTTGCCCTACTTTGTTAACACCAAACATCCATGGAATTCCGTAAAAGTCTAATTCTTTCTGCACAAATATTGACTCACATTGGACAATTGGAACTTCAGGAAATCTGTTTCTTATCGCGTTAAGGTATTCCTCATCGCCTTCAATTAACATGTGATACGTGAACTTTGGATACTTGTTAATGAATGCTTCCGCTGCATCGTAGTTACAAGCTGCACACCTTTTACTCATCACAAAAATGATTGTTGAATAAGGGACATTTCTAATCCAATCCAATTGTAGGGTTTCCCCTTGCTTGTTTAATACCAATTCAGAGGGTAAATAATTTCCAATTTGATAAATTGGTACTGGTTGACTTTTTAGAAACCTGCGGTGATTTGTTTCTGGCATCATGTCTTATCGGTCTCCTCTTTATGAAATGAATGAAGGGAGAGCGGTATTCCCCGCTCCCCATGTAATAGAATCTTTAGCAGCAAGAACCCCAAGAGATATTGCAGTATTTATCGGTAAAGGAGTCTCCGGGTACTTTATCGTCAAATTTAATGCAACGCTGGTAGTATTGTTGGTAATTACGTTGCCACGAGCAATCTTTGTGGCTCATGCAACCTTTTTCGGTATTACTTGCAATTAGTCCGTCTGCAGATGGAGTATAACCACTTGGGCAATCGTATTTGCAAATCATTCGAAATTCCTCCTCATACTCTAAAAATATTGTAATTTTGGGATAATCAGAAAAATATAGGGCCCGATATTTTCCAAATAATCCCTTTATTTGTTATATCAAATTAATAATTTGAAGACAACCATTTTTCGGAAAAAATATATTAAATAGTTATTTTTTACCAATTTATTTTTTAGAAATGGAGACTCTTCTGATAAACGCGGAAAAGGCACCTGCTTACTCACTTCAAGCAGATGCACAATATGATTTTGTCTATTCCCCTTAAACGTCAACTCATTCCCGCTTTTTTCAACAAAACATGAACGATCAAGCCTCTTTCCGCGGAAGGAGCAATGGAGATGCTTCCTTCGTGATCCGCGACAATCGCTTGGGCGATGGCCAGACCGATCCCGCTTCCTCCCCTTTTTCGTGTACGGGATTTGTCCACACGATAAAATCGCTTAAAAAGGTGGGGAATCTCTTTTGCTTGAATACCGATCCCTGTATCCTCTACCACAATATGCACGGTCTCTTCATCCCCATATGCTCGTACCTTCACTTGTCCTTCATCTGTGTATTTCCGTGCATTGTCCAAAAGGATGTCCAATAACTGTCGAATCCTCTCTCGATCCATCAAAAGGACAAGAGCTTCCTCCCATTCAAAAAGCAGCTTAATTTGTGGAGGAAAAATCGGTACCCACGCTTGCTTTACTTCAAGGAGCAGAGGGGTTAATGGCTGCACGACTTTCGTTGAGCCTAGTTGAGAGGTATGCTGCAATTTGGCTAGCGCCAACAGGTCATCAATCAGTTTGAAAAGTCGTCTACACTCCTGTTGAACAGCTGCGAGTGCTTCGTCCCTTACTTCTGGCTTGTGCTGCCCCCATCTTTGCAGAAGACTTACATACCCTTCAATAATCGAGAGTGGTGTTCGCAACTCGTGAGATGCATCTGTGACGAATCGCTGCTGATAGACCATTGCTTCTTCCATACGATCTAATAACAGATTAAAGGCATGGATCAGCTCGTAGATTTCAGTCTCTACATGATGATGGTGAATTCGTTGGGAGAGACGTTGAGGGAAAATCGAATGGATTTGCTGGATAAGATGATCGAGAGGCTTAAGTCCCCAGTTACTCAACCAATAGCCTCCAATTGCCGAAAGTAGCAAGGTAAAAAAGGAAGAGAGAAAAAGAATCGTCAGCAAGATGGAAAAATACCATTCAAGCGCCTCTGTCGTAGTAGAAATTTGCACAAACAGAAGTTCGGATGTGAACGGCAGCTGCACAGGTTCTTTAGCGACCAAGGTCCTTTCATAATAGTCTTCTGGCTCTTTTGTCCAATTGGCTCCCTGTATCGAAGCGATTTCCTTGCCGTTTTGGTCGCTAATGTTTATGAATTGATTGACGTCAGCGTAATTGATTAACAAACGCGTCAAATAGGTAATCGTCAGCGATGCTTCTTCGGTGATTTCCGTTTTCAAATCGGCTGCGATGGCCGTTGCCTTCTGATTGAGTAATTTTTGCTCATGTTGATGGACGAGATTAGAGGTGCTGAAAAAAATAAATATGGACAAAAAGAGAAGCAAAACCAGCATGCCAGAGCTAAAGAACAGCGTGAGTCTCCATTTGAGCGAGTATCTGCGATGTGTAAGCACTGCGTTCTCCTTTTAATCTCGTAGTGTATATCCAATTCCTCGCACGGTATGAATCAGTTTGACGGATGGATCACTTTCAATTTTGTTCCGCAAATACCGGATATACACATCCACGATGTTGGTATTCCCCATAAAGTCAAAACCCCAAACGGCTGTGAGAATTTGCTCTCGCGAGACCGCTTGCTCCTTGTTTTGAACCAGATAATAAAGCAAATCAAATTCGCGTGGTGTCAACATGATTTCCTCCTCATCGAGGAACACTCGCCGCGCGTTGGGCTGGATACGCAATCGGCCAACCACTATCTCCTGGTTCGCTTTTGATTCCCGCTGACGCAATAAGGCACGAATCCGGGCGAACAACTCCTCGATTGCAAACGGCTTCGCCAGATAGTCGTTTGCTCCACTGTCTAATCCCGTCACAATATCCGGAACCTCTCCACGAGCCGTGATCATGATAATGGGGACATCTTTGGTTTCCCGAATTCGTCGGCATAATTCTATCCCCGATAATTCGGGCAGCATGACATCCAGGAGGATGAGGTCGTACTCAATCGTTAGTGCCTTTTCTAATCCGCAAAGCCCGTCGTATTCAATATCCGTCGAAAATCCTTCATTCTCCAGCTCCAACTGTAAGTATCTTGCCAAGTTATGCTCATCTTCCACGAGTAGCAAATAGCCTTTTCCATCTGGTGTAGGCATGTATATCATCTCCGTTTGAATATCTTACCAACAGTTTTCTCAGGAAACTCTCATGAAATTCTACCGGGAATCTTAGTTTTGTTCTGTACGATAAGAGCGTGGATGAGAAACACACATCAAGATCAACCATTCAGAAGGAGGAACATCATGACAAAGCGAAACTGGAAAGGTACAACTACTACGGTCGTAGCTATTCTAATGGGGACTTCTCTTCTCATGAACGGACAAGCCTATGCGGCTTCTGAGACAAGTCTCACCTCCACAACTACACTTAATCAGGATAAACAGCAGAATCAACAGGCTGAAAATGAGCAATTGGATCAAATGCTGCAAGATGGTACGAATATCGACCTGACAGCCAATGAGGAAAGTACTACTGTTAGTAATCAGAATAAACAGTCAGATAGTAGCACTGCTTCCTCTTCCGACATTGCCGATCAGGTCATTTCAGAAGGATTGAAGTATAAAGGCGTACCTTATAAATTTGGTTCGAGCAAAAAAACAACGCGTACATTTGATTGCTCTTCCTTTACACAGCGAGTGTTTAAAGAGGTCGGAGTGAATCTGCCTCGAGACTCACGTCAACAGTCCAAAGTCGGTCAAAAAGTCTCGAAGAATCAGCTGCAAAAAGGAGATCTCGTTTTCTTCCGCAGCTATGGCAGCTCTTCTTCTCGCATTACCCATGTTGCCATCTACGCTGGAGACAATAAGCTACTGCATACGTACGGTAAGCCGGGAGTTACGACAACCAAATTCAAAGGGACTTCCTGGGAAAAACGTTTTGAGCTTGGAAGACGTGTGATTTAATCATCTTCTTGGGCGCAACAAAAAAAGGCTGCTGAGTGCTTCAGCAGCCTTTTTCGCACGCTGTGCAAAAGAATGACCAAACTACAAAAAATCTGTCACAATGACACCACCCTGATTGTCGCCAGAAAGCACATACTTCCCATTGGTAGGCACTTGAATCATGATGCTAGTCGCCACTGGATAATAATAAATTTTGTAGTCTCCACCATTTATCGTCCCTGACACTGCCTTTTTCTCCCGCAAATAATTCACGTACTCCTCCAAGGATAATTGACGCTCTCGCATAATGGCGCTGTGCGGCAAACCTACAAATCGGTAATGCATAGGATTGTAAGGAACGCCAGTGCTTGTGACCTTTTCCCTCGGATAGCGCAAAATGAACCCGTATTTCCAAGCGTTTTCTTGTAGCCATTTCCCTTCTGGGGATTGGTCGATTTTCATTTGTGTGGATGTAACGTCCACGGCTGTACCCAGATGATGTTCGTGAAAACAATCTGGCAATGTATCGTAGGCATGTCCCTTCTCTTCAACCAGTTTTCCCGGTTTTTCCAAGCTTCGATAGCCGCTTTTGATCATAAAATGCTTTACATTGTCACTGCTTGCTGCATGGACCATCTCGTTGAACGCCTTCGCTGCGTTCTCAGACAATTCAATGGAATTGTCTTGCAAGCGATAGCCCTCCACTAAATAATTATGCGAAGACAAATGGATCACATCGGATGGCACCGCCTCTGAATGGATCGGATCGTCCTTGTTGACCAGTAACAGATCGCCCTGATAAATCTGATCTTGTTCAACGCGAATCTCTTTGTATTTCGGGAAAGCTGTTGCATCCGGCTGTTTTTGCCATACATCCACTACAAGAGGGTGCAAAAATGGATAACCCAGTAGCAATAAAAGAATACCTAGTAAGAGAAATCGCTTTTTCATTTCCATTTCCATTTCCATTTCCTCCATGGTTCGAACACACGTTGTTCTTTTTCAATCTAATGATAATAGGTAATGTTAAATGAAATAGTAATCAAAAGATAAAATTTTCTTTAAATCATTTAATTGTAAACAAATAGAAAAAACAACCGGTCTCACGTGGAGGACCGATTGTTTTTTCTATGAAGTATTGGGATAGGCACCTATTCGTGATGGACAGTAAGCAGCTCACGAATCGGTGTACGCATCTTCGGTCGCGGAACTTTGTTGTCGTTGAAATAACCGAGATGTAATGTGCCCACAACTCTCTCTCCTTGCTTAACACCAACGGCTTGCAGAAACTTCGGATGCCAATTGTAATCGTTCGTCTTCCAGACTACTCCGACCTTTCTCTCCCAAGCTAGCAGCTGCAAATTTTGTATGAACGCTGCTGCTGCCGAGAAAGCATCTTCGAACTGTTTTTGGCGCGGATCTGCTTCGATGACAATCAAAAGATTCGCTTGCATGAGCTCGCAATATTGATGCATCATCTTTTCGCCCCACTTTTCAACCTCTTCCTTGGAGTAAGCCAGCATGACCGCCTCAGCAAACGTTCGGCGCCCTTCTTCCATAAACAAGATAAACCGCCAAGGCTCTTTTGCGGAGTGAAACGGTGCCCAAGCCGCGTCTTGCAATAATTCGACGACCGATTCTTCCTTCATAGGCTCCCCGTTAAAATCCCGGATCGTCCTGCGATTCCGGATCGTTGCTGTCATATCCGATACGGTTTCCTGACTCATGAGTCCAACACTCCTCTGCTTGTTTTCAAGCCACTTATTTCACTAGTGCATTCAACACATCGTCGACCTTGCGATTGTAAGCAATAGGTCCAAACGTCATCCAGTGATCTGGCGCCACATTGTAAACGTGGCCAGAACGAACAGCTGGAAGTGACTTCCAAATGCTGGTCGAGAATATCTCCTCAGCAAGCTCTTTCCCACCGTCATCAACTACGACAAACAAATGATCGACATCAAGCTTTGGCAGCACCTCAGCGGAAATGGTTGCATGCCCAGCATTATCGCCCCAGGCAAGCTCTTTCACCAAAGCTGGAGGCTCGAGCCCAAGATCTTGATAGAGTACCGACCCAGCGTAGCCTTGTGGGCCACCGTATAATCGAATTTCTTTATTGCTGCGTACGCGGACTAACGCTACGGTTTGTTTCCCGACCGCTTTTTCAAGCTTTTGTTTTCCTTCAGTGATTTTTTGTTCATAGTCCGTCAGCACTTTCTCCGCAGTTTCACGCTTGCCGACTAAGTCCCCGACCTTGCGCAACGTATTTCGCCAATCATTGGCTGCCTCTGCCTCGAATACATAGGTAGGGGCGATCTTGGCGTATTTTGCATAATTGTCATTTTGTGCATAATTGGGAAGACCAAGTAATATCAGATCCGGCTCCATCTCCAAGATCGCTTCGAAATTCATCGCACTCGTATCAAGCTTCGGAAGATCTCCGATGTTCTCATGCAAATATTTCAAGGTGAAAGCGCCAATTGTGGTCTGCGCTGCAGGTTTAATCCCCAAGGAGACAAGAAAATCCTCCATATACAACCCGATAATTTGCTTCGGCTCTGCTGGCACTTCGATCTCACCCATCATGTGTGTGAACTTGCGTACCGTTGATGCGGATTGGTCGCTTGTATCCGATGAGACAGTCGGCTCCGTGGTGGCTATGTTGCCGCAACCAGCAAGTAAAACGGACAGAACGAAGCCAAAGCTGAACAACCATCTTTTCGATTGGCTCTGCATATAAATCCCCCTGTTGTTGATAGTGATTCTCATTAACAAAGAGAATTTTAGCATGCCATCAATAGAAGTGACATGCTGAAATGTTCGATGTTTTTTACACTTTTGTACGGTATGTTCCCTCACTTGTCAATGCTGCCAGTACGTTATCAATTTTTGCGCAATGCGCATGCAGGCCGTACGTCATCCATATGTCCGATCTCACTTCATACACGTTTCCTTCGCGTACGGCGGGAACGCTTTTCCACTGTTCACTGCTCGTCATTTTCCATGCCTCCTGCCTCCCAGCCTCGTCTACAACAATTAGCAAACGTTGTGCATCCAATTCGCTTAGCATGTCAAACGTAATTTTCTTCATCCATTCGGAAGAACCCCAGATGAGGTCACGTACAAGCGTCGGTGGGCGTAAACCGAGGTCGCCATAGAGTACAGACCCGGTATAGCCGTTTGGTCCTCCATACAGACGAATGTCACCATCTGCGTAGACTCGAACCAATGCGACCGACCGATCTCCAATCGAATGTTTGAGGATACTTCTCGCTACTTCAGCCTTCTGATTATATTCATGGATGGCTCGTTCAGCCTCGGATGCTTTGCCTAGTAATTTGCCGACAGTGCGCAGCGTTTGTCGCCAATCATCAACGGGGTTTTCAAACAGGTATGTAGGAGCAATGTTTGCCAACCGATCGAACCGTCCCTCCTCAGCAAATTGTGGAATCCCCAGCAAAATGATATCCGGTTTCTCCTGTTGAATGGCTTGAAAATCAGATTCATAGGGATCAAAATGTCGTACCTCACGCAAAAATGATCCCAGATAGCGTTGTTGAAATCCTCCAGAAGCGAATTGGACCAAAGGCTTGATCCCAAACACTTTCAAGTGATCCTCTACAAAAAGTCCAATCACACGACTCGGCACTGTTTGCGTCATACTAAATGCCTCAGGGTGTGACACTAGCAGCTTTTTCCCGAGGTTCTGGCTAATAAATTCTCTGGGGGAAATGCCTGTCATCTTCTTGAACTTGTTACTAAAATAAAACTCGCTGGCATATCCAACCCCCAGAGCGATATCGCGAATCCGCGCATTCGATGTCAACAGCTTGCCCTTTGCTTTCTCGATACGAATCTCAGACAAATATTCCATCGGGCTTTTACCCTTCACTTTGCGAAATACAGTCGAATAATGACTTGGGCTCATTCCGGCCTCTTTTGACAGCATTTCACGACTGAGAGGCTTGAAATAGTCTTGTTCCATTAGGCGGATCGTATGCTCTACCGCTTTCAGATTTTCGTTGCCCCGCCATCTTTCATTTGCTTCCCAGATTCGTTCCACCAAGGATAGTAACTGACAATGGGACGAAAATCGATCACGATCGCCTGGATTTTCATGCCGTTCACATAAGTTGCGGATCGCTTGTCCTAGTTCGCTCTCATTTAACTCTCCCGAAACGGGCAAGCAAAAAGGCTCTGTTACCACATGAACATTTTCAACCTCACGAACGGATGTTACTTTGTATCCGCTGAACTCAAGTTCAGAAACGGTCACTATTTCGCCTTCATCTGCCACCGTTTGTATGGTCATACCCGGCGGCTTAAGGAAGCATCGTCCAGGGAATAATCGGTATTCTTGTTCTCCTATACAGATAGAACCTTTCCCAGATTCGACAAACAAGAGAAGATGTGTATTCGATGTTTGGGTACCAAAATGAAAAGGCAGTGGTCCTTTGTAAGTTGATAGAAGTACGAAAGAAATCGTCACTGATTGATCTGTTCTCTCTTTGCTAGTACTACATATGCTATCGGGTGCATTGAACATAAGTAACCCCTTCTTTGATAACGATTATCATTATCTCAATATTATCATAGGATATGATTGCTCAAAAGCAGATAAAAGGAAAGATGAAACGTTGCTAATTATTCTTCGTCAAATGGAGTGAAACTTCAAAAATTGACGAGGTGGCTACCATGAATGTCAGACAAAATATGATGTCTCTTTCTATCATTGCTTTGTTAACCGTGTCATTCGCCCAACCAAGCTTTGCTGCAACGACTCCTTTTACGGACCTTGCCCAATCGGGAGCGAAAGATAAAATTCTTTCCTTACAGCAACAAGGTGTGATAAAAGGCGTAGATGATAGCCAATTTGCACCTACCGAAACGATAACGGCAGCTCAAGGCATTCAACTGATTGTAAATGCCTTTGATTTGAGTCTGGCAGCGATCCGTTTTGTAAAGGCTCCACAAGCCACTGACTTTTTTTCCAAAGCCGATAACAATGCTTGGTATGCAGAGAGTCTGATCATAGCGGCTGCAAACGGATTGGAGTTACCAGCTGATCTCGATCCGAACGCAGAATGGACCAAAGAGCAGTTCATTCACCAGCTGATGAGAGTCATGGAGACCAAGGGCAATCTTCCGATGATCAAACTAGTACCAGTAGAAATCCAAGATAATCATGAACTCACCGTGGATTACCAAGGCTCCATTCAACGAGCTTTGGCAAGAGATATTATCGAATTGGATAAGGAAAACAAGCTTCATCCGCAAAAGCCCATCACGCGTGAAGAAGCAGCCGAAATGATATATAATGCCCTTGCGTATTTGAAAAGCCATAAGCCTCTGAACTAAAACGAAAAAAATGCAGCGATCCTCGTGATGAGGAGCTGCATTTTTGGTTTACTTAACCTGTAATCATCCGATTTACTTGCCCAGTTATCAACAACATCGCTTGCAGGACGGGCATCATGCTAACAAGATCAGGCGAATGGAAGCGTACCGTTCGTCCTTCGATGAGTTCAATTCCTGGCATCCAGCTGACTGCTGTGGCAAATTGTGATTTCGTAAACTCGACTTCTATCGTATTCTCTACTCTTTGTGCAAGCGGCTTAACTGTACTGCGATGGAGCAATGCCTCTTTTGCTTGCTGACGGATCAGCTCTCTCGCACGAACGGGATGCATCGCTTGCGACGAGAGGCCCGTTATCCCAGTTTTCACGGCGACCGTAAAGACTCCAGGGATATCTTCTTCGACCTCTTTGGCCGTTTGGGAATCGCCGGTAACGAGTACGACAGGAACACCAAAGGCTCCCGCGATTGCTGCATTTAAACCTGCTTCGCCCACCTCTTTGCCATTTAAGATAAGCCGATGGATAGCGAGGCCAGACAATGTATGATTGAGTACCGCATCTCCTGTTCCCGCTTTTCCATGATAACCGATGAAAAATGCGGCATCGCAGCTACTGTCGATTCCCTGCATCATACAGAGAGGCTTGAAAAAGCCACGGATGACATCTGCCTGTGGATGCAATTCTTCCAGAATGATATTGTTCATCGGTCCATGAGACTCATTGACGATAATTTCGGTAGCTCCTGCTTCCAGTGCACCCTCAATCGCCGCATTTACATCTTGTGTCAGTAGTCTTCTCCCCGCTTCGTAATGTCTTCGACCGGGGATCACATCCTCCCATTCGCTTAGTCCAGAGATCCCTTCCATGTCCAACGAAATAAACACCTTCATGCGAAACTGCCTCCCTATCTTTGATTAGATTGCTTTGGACAATTGACGCGAACCAAACGCCAACCGCTTGATCTCACCGTCTGGATGGCGAACAAAGCGGATGAGTGAATCGATGTTGTGGCGCGTGAACAAAAACGTATCTTCGCCAACGGAACGCAGCGGGAACACATCACTGCCTAGAACGAGTACGAGCTGTCTCTGTGCTTCATCGAATCTGATCTCTACTACGTCTCCTTCTCCGGATTTATATGTACCGGGACATTGCTGCAAGTAAGCAAGCGGCACTTCACAATCGGTAAACGTGGCAAACTGCGTATCGAGCGGGCGACCGAACATGCTGTTTAACAAACCTAATGTCAGATTGGATATAGGGGCATCATCCATATTGGTCAAAAGAATGCCAGTTACTCCCGTCTCTGGGACGATGAACATTTGCGCGGTCATCCCTTTTAAACCGCCGGTATGGGTAAGTAAGGTGTAATCTTCGGAAAATGGAAACACGCCGAGTCCGTAACCATAGCTGCGGCTCAAATCAATCCGGACATGAGGGGCAGTCATTTGTGAGGCGCTATCTCCCGAGACGATTCTCGCTCCATTTGAAAGCCCTAATGTCCGATAAACATCCGCATACCGAAGCATGTCACGTGCGGACGATTTGAGGAAGCCTGCTGCACGCATGGAGGGAGCATCCCACCAACCGGGGGCACGTACTACTTCACGAACTCCATCATTCATGCGCGGTGTGTACAACATGGTCGTATTGTCGTCCTCGCCTAATTCCTCCACATGAAAACCCGTGCGTTCCATGCCAAGTGGCTGTAAAATATGCTCTTGGACATAGGCTTCGTATGTTTTGCCGCTGACCCGCTCAATAATCGCTCCAAGCAAGCCAAAAGCTTCGTTCGAATAACTGAATTCTGTCCCAGCAGGTCCCAACAATTCAAAGGGCAGCTTCCCTATATAGGCCATGAGTTCTTCGAAGGTATCGATTGGATGTTTACATTGCGCTTCAAAATGTTGGAGTAATTCTTTTGCTGTCGGATCGGCTTGTAAGCTGGGTAGCATTGCAGGAATGAGAGATGGGAGTGGTGGAAATCCGAGGGTATGTGTCATGAAATGATGAATGGTGATGCTTTTCGTTTGGGATTCGTTCGGTGTGCGAAACTCAGGCAAATAGGTGATAACCGGATCATGCACGGATAGCTTTCCTTCTTCCTGAAGCTGCATGATCGCCATGCATGTAAACGACTTCGTAATCGATCCGATCCCAAATACCGTATCCAGATCGATGGGAGCTTGCTTTTCGCGGTCCCGATAACCAAATGCTTTTTCATAAGTGAGTTCTCCGTCTTTGGCTACAGCAATGATCGCACCGGGAACTTGAAAATCATCCATCAGCCTTTGGACGTATGCTTCAAACGACGCTTCCCACTCATTCATCTTCATGTCATGCCTCCTTAGGTTCATTACTTCCAAACAGGAAAGCAATTTCAGGTTTCATTTAGAAGTATACACTTCAAAAAAATAAGGATATGAAGTTCGCACACTAGTAGAATTATAAGCGGCAGATGAAAAAACAACAATATATAATTCTGAAAATAAAAAATATTGATAACAAAGCGCAGTCAAATAAAAAATGGCCCTTCGTCTTGTATGACGTCGGGCACGGAAATGTCGCTGGTCACGTGTATTCCTTACGTAAACGACCTGCGATGATGTTCTTTTGGATTTCCGAAGTACCTTCATAAATCTTGGTAATTCTGGCATCCCGGTAATAACGCTCGATCGGGAATTCTTTGATGTATCCGATCCCCCCATGGATTTGTACCGCTTTATCTGCCACACGGTTATAGACTTCGGAGGCAAACAGTTTCACCATCGCGGCTTCTTTGATCACATTTTTGCCTTGGTCGACGAGCGATGCGACATGATACGTAAACGCACGCAGTGTTTCGCAGTCCAGTGCTATTTCTGCCAAGTAGTGCTGGATAATTTGTTGTTCAAAAATCGGCTTGTCAAATTGGATGCGCTCCATCGCATATTTCATGGACATATCCAGTAGCTTTTGGCAAGAACCGAGGTTTCTGGCTGCCAATCCCGCCCGTCCATTCGCCAGGATTTTGAGAGCATTGGTATAGCCCATTCCCTCATAGCCAAGGACGTT
This genomic stretch from Brevibacillus sp. DP1.3A harbors:
- a CDS encoding serine hydrolase, yielding MKMNEWEASFEAYVQRLMDDFQVPGAIIAVAKDGELTYEKAFGYRDREKQAPIDLDTVFGIGSITKSFTCMAIMQLQEEGKLSVHDPVITYLPEFRTPNESQTKSITIHHFMTHTLGFPPLPSLIPAMLPSLQADPTAKELLQHFEAQCKHPIDTFEELMAYIGKLPFELLGPAGTEFSYSNEAFGLLGAIIERVSGKTYEAYVQEHILQPLGMERTGFHVEELGEDDNTTMLYTPRMNDGVREVVRAPGWWDAPSMRAAGFLKSSARDMLRYADVYRTLGLSNGARIVSGDSASQMTAPHVRIDLSRSYGYGLGVFPFSEDYTLLTHTGGLKGMTAQMFIVPETGVTGILLTNMDDAPISNLTLGLLNSMFGRPLDTQFATFTDCEVPLAYLQQCPGTYKSGEGDVVEIRFDEAQRQLVLVLGSDVFPLRSVGEDTFLFTRHNIDSLIRFVRHPDGEIKRLAFGSRQLSKAI